In Microbulbifer celer, a single window of DNA contains:
- the pulA gene encoding pullulanase-type alpha-1,6-glucosidase — MRATNSATTPASTSLLLAASVLSLSVFHATRTQAADTPDPSSVSIPGSMQTALGCPGDWQPECAATQLTYDAGDDKWQGTFTVPAGNWEYKAALNNSWDENYGAGGVRSGANVGLQLDEIRTVQFYYDHQTHWITSNANSTIATVTGSFQGALGCSGDWQPGCLRSWMQDSDGDGLYTFLTSEIPAGSYEFKVALNEGWSESYGNNGANIPFTVAEAGDEIYFAFDADSKHVTVSTNGIPRGDLTQEKAHWISADQFAWDINPAEGDQVKLLHSADGTLQITPDGIDADSSYNLQQTGGLPAKLQQKFPHLAGQSGFVLNQEVDLHALVSGQLALALYDSDGNLKDATGIQFAGLLDDQFYYDGKLGATVGDNTIDVALWAPTARSVKLHLFSDATAETADMVVDMAQLDGAWQASIGKEWDRAYYLYEVEVYSYFSDALETNLVTDPYSLSLSINSGKSQIINLDDRDLQPRGWRHVRKPRLGNPEDISVYELHVRDFSIADTTVPEPERGTFKAFARHRSDGMRHLKKLAHAGMTHIHLLPAFDFATVNEDKNQQVVPQDLSVYAPDSPEQQAAISSIRDSDGFNWGYDPLHFTVPEGSYATDANGPQRIREFREMVQGLSRSGLRVVMDVVYNHTSSYGQYQNSVLDKIVPGYYHRRNNDGGVEMSSCCANTASEHRMMEKLMLDSMEIWARDYKVDGFRFDLMGHHSLDNILKTRAMLDALTPRNAGVDGNDIYLYGEGWNFGEVANDARFEQARQGNMAGSGVGTFNDRLRDSVRGGNPFGGFEEQGFGTGLFTDSNGRFNDNGAGEDERQTLLTLADKVRVSLAGNLRDYRFIDSYGSETTGAELVYNGQPTGYTGDPQESINYIAAHDNETLFDGIQIKANSTATIEDRARIQAFSNSLVLFAQGVPFIHAGQDFLRSKSMDRDSYNSGDWFNALDFSFENGNWGKGLPVADKNKDSWWIMQPLLANPDLAPQKDHREFTAAIFREQLAIRNSSPLFRLTTADEIQDHVSFLNTGPEQVPGLIAMQLEDADGKIDRRYGRIVVLFNGDKEGVTFSNDTLAGSHLKLHPMQRHSADPALRHADFNRNTGTFTLPGRATAVFVESRHAAKKEKLKEKVEEIKQENKEKLQSVFDFLKSLFS, encoded by the coding sequence ATGCGAGCAACCAATTCCGCAACCACTCCCGCATCCACCAGCCTGTTGCTGGCCGCGAGCGTACTATCCCTATCGGTCTTCCATGCCACCCGCACCCAGGCCGCCGATACCCCGGACCCGAGCTCAGTCAGTATTCCCGGTAGTATGCAGACCGCCCTTGGCTGCCCGGGGGACTGGCAGCCGGAGTGCGCGGCCACCCAGCTCACCTATGACGCCGGCGACGACAAATGGCAGGGCACCTTCACCGTCCCCGCCGGCAACTGGGAATACAAAGCCGCCCTCAACAACAGCTGGGATGAAAATTACGGCGCAGGCGGCGTCCGCAGTGGTGCCAATGTCGGACTGCAGCTGGATGAAATCCGTACAGTGCAGTTCTACTACGATCACCAAACCCACTGGATCACCAGCAATGCCAACAGCACCATCGCTACTGTGACGGGCAGTTTCCAGGGCGCACTCGGCTGTTCCGGTGACTGGCAACCGGGCTGCCTGCGAAGCTGGATGCAGGACAGCGATGGTGACGGACTCTACACCTTCCTGACCAGCGAAATTCCTGCGGGCTCTTACGAATTCAAGGTGGCGCTCAACGAAGGCTGGAGTGAGAGTTACGGTAATAACGGGGCAAATATTCCTTTCACCGTGGCGGAAGCCGGTGACGAAATCTATTTCGCCTTTGATGCTGACAGCAAGCACGTCACCGTCAGCACCAACGGTATTCCCCGCGGCGATCTCACCCAGGAAAAAGCCCACTGGATCAGCGCCGATCAGTTTGCGTGGGATATCAACCCCGCAGAGGGCGACCAGGTCAAACTGTTGCACAGTGCCGACGGCACACTGCAGATCACGCCGGACGGCATCGATGCCGACAGCAGCTATAACCTGCAGCAAACCGGCGGACTGCCGGCGAAACTGCAGCAGAAATTCCCCCACCTTGCCGGCCAGTCTGGTTTTGTCCTGAACCAGGAAGTTGACCTGCACGCGTTGGTTAGCGGACAGCTCGCCCTCGCCCTGTACGACAGCGACGGCAACCTGAAAGATGCCACCGGCATCCAGTTTGCCGGCCTGCTGGATGATCAGTTTTACTATGATGGGAAGCTCGGCGCGACGGTGGGGGACAACACTATCGACGTCGCCCTGTGGGCACCCACGGCACGCTCGGTAAAACTGCACCTGTTCAGCGATGCCACTGCTGAAACCGCGGATATGGTGGTGGACATGGCGCAGCTGGACGGCGCCTGGCAGGCAAGCATCGGCAAAGAGTGGGACCGCGCCTATTACCTGTACGAAGTGGAGGTCTACTCCTACTTCTCCGACGCGTTGGAAACCAACCTGGTGACCGATCCCTACTCCCTGAGCCTGTCCATCAACAGCGGCAAGAGCCAGATCATCAACCTGGACGATCGCGACCTGCAGCCCCGCGGCTGGCGCCATGTGCGCAAACCCAGGCTGGGAAACCCGGAAGATATTTCCGTATACGAGCTACACGTGCGCGATTTCTCCATCGCCGATACAACCGTTCCGGAACCAGAGCGCGGCACGTTCAAGGCCTTCGCCCGGCACCGCAGCGATGGCATGCGCCACCTGAAAAAGCTCGCCCACGCGGGCATGACACACATTCACCTGTTGCCGGCATTCGACTTCGCCACGGTGAATGAAGACAAAAATCAGCAGGTAGTGCCGCAAGATCTTTCTGTCTACGCACCCGACAGCCCGGAACAGCAGGCGGCCATCAGCAGTATCCGCGACAGCGACGGCTTCAACTGGGGCTACGACCCGCTGCACTTCACCGTGCCCGAAGGCAGCTATGCCACCGACGCCAACGGTCCACAACGTATACGCGAATTCCGCGAAATGGTACAGGGACTCTCCCGCTCCGGCCTGCGCGTGGTGATGGATGTGGTCTACAACCACACCAGCTCCTACGGCCAGTACCAGAATTCGGTGTTGGATAAAATCGTCCCCGGCTATTATCACCGTCGCAACAATGACGGCGGCGTGGAAATGAGCAGCTGCTGCGCCAATACCGCCAGCGAACATCGCATGATGGAAAAGCTGATGCTGGACTCGATGGAAATCTGGGCCAGGGACTACAAGGTGGACGGCTTCCGCTTCGACCTGATGGGCCATCACAGCCTCGACAACATCCTTAAAACCCGCGCCATGCTCGACGCCCTCACCCCACGTAATGCCGGCGTGGATGGCAATGACATTTACCTCTATGGCGAGGGCTGGAACTTCGGTGAAGTCGCCAACGACGCGCGCTTCGAACAGGCGCGCCAGGGCAATATGGCAGGCTCCGGCGTAGGTACGTTTAACGATCGCCTGCGGGACAGCGTGCGCGGCGGTAATCCCTTTGGCGGCTTTGAGGAACAGGGTTTTGGTACCGGGTTGTTTACCGACAGCAACGGCCGATTTAATGACAACGGGGCTGGTGAGGATGAGCGTCAGACACTGCTGACACTGGCGGACAAGGTCCGCGTTTCCCTCGCCGGTAACCTGCGCGACTATCGTTTCATCGATTCCTACGGCAGTGAAACCACCGGTGCCGAGCTGGTCTACAACGGCCAGCCTACTGGCTACACCGGCGACCCGCAGGAATCCATCAACTACATTGCCGCCCACGACAATGAAACCCTGTTCGATGGTATCCAGATCAAGGCCAACAGCACCGCAACCATTGAAGATCGCGCGCGTATCCAGGCCTTCAGTAATTCACTGGTCCTGTTCGCCCAGGGCGTACCATTTATTCACGCCGGCCAGGATTTCCTGCGCTCCAAGTCCATGGACCGCGACAGTTACAATTCCGGTGACTGGTTCAATGCGCTGGACTTCAGTTTTGAGAATGGCAACTGGGGCAAAGGCCTGCCGGTGGCAGACAAAAACAAAGACAGCTGGTGGATCATGCAGCCATTGCTGGCCAATCCGGACCTGGCGCCACAAAAGGACCATCGTGAATTCACTGCAGCGATCTTTCGCGAGCAACTGGCCATCCGCAACAGCTCTCCGTTGTTCCGGTTGACCACCGCCGATGAAATCCAGGATCACGTCAGCTTCCTGAATACCGGCCCCGAGCAGGTGCCGGGTTTGATTGCGATGCAGTTGGAGGACGCCGATGGTAAGATCGACCGCCGGTACGGACGTATTGTGGTGCTGTTCAATGGCGACAAGGAAGGTGTCACCTTTTCCAATGACACTCTTGCAGGCTCGCACCTGAAACTGCACCCAATGCAACGCCACTCTGCGGACCCGGCACTGCGCCATGCAGATTTCAATCGCAACACCGGCACCTTCACTCTACCGGGCCGTGCTACTGCTGTGTTTGTGGAAAGCCGCCATGCAGCCAAGAAAGAAAAGCTGAAAGAGAAAGTCGAAGAAATAAAACAGGAAAACAAGGAAAAGCTACAGAGCGTCTTCGATTTTCTTAAATCGCTTTTCTCCTAA
- the rsgA gene encoding ribosome small subunit-dependent GTPase A: protein MSKSLISRRPAFRRGAAAGGIARGTESPLNKLGWKPFFQQQLSLDELTDCDPVRVVAVHRSQIDVTGEAGEEPVRVSGPLFEDALKKPTVGDWLLLARDSRKPLRRLDRSSLFKRMAPGAKQAQLIAANVDNVLIVSSCNHDFNLSRVERYLALVKEAGCRACLVLTKADMSDDHEQYREVLKAYRDLPVVLVNALDSESVVALREYCESGETLALLGSSGVGKSTLLNSLAGSELAATSGIREDDSKGRHTTRHRALYTIPDGGLLLDSPGMRELGLADVSAGLSATFSDIEALASLCRFGDCAHDAEPGCAVQAAIESEELDERRLRNWRKLEREVARNSKTLAESRADERAFTKLVHHALKHSRSRKNKT from the coding sequence TTGAGTAAATCTTTGATCTCACGCCGCCCGGCATTCCGCCGCGGCGCGGCAGCGGGCGGTATTGCCCGCGGCACAGAATCTCCCTTGAACAAGTTGGGCTGGAAGCCATTTTTTCAGCAGCAGCTATCTCTGGATGAACTGACCGACTGTGATCCGGTACGGGTCGTAGCGGTGCACCGCAGTCAGATTGACGTGACAGGTGAAGCGGGGGAGGAGCCGGTACGGGTCTCTGGCCCCCTGTTTGAAGACGCACTGAAAAAGCCCACTGTGGGTGACTGGTTGCTACTGGCGCGAGACAGCCGTAAACCGCTGCGCCGACTGGACCGCAGTAGCCTGTTCAAGCGTATGGCACCGGGTGCAAAGCAGGCGCAGTTGATTGCGGCGAATGTCGATAACGTACTGATCGTGTCTTCCTGCAATCACGACTTTAACCTGTCGCGGGTGGAGCGTTATCTCGCGCTGGTCAAGGAGGCGGGCTGCCGTGCCTGCCTGGTGCTGACCAAGGCAGATATGAGTGATGACCACGAGCAATATCGAGAGGTATTGAAGGCCTATCGCGACCTGCCGGTGGTTCTGGTGAATGCGCTGGATAGCGAGAGCGTAGTTGCATTGAGGGAATACTGCGAAAGCGGTGAAACCCTCGCGCTCCTGGGTTCCTCCGGTGTAGGGAAATCTACGCTTCTGAACAGCCTCGCCGGCAGCGAACTGGCTGCGACTTCGGGTATTCGCGAAGACGACAGCAAGGGCCGCCACACCACCCGTCATCGGGCGCTGTACACCATTCCCGATGGCGGCCTGTTACTGGACAGCCCCGGTATGCGCGAGCTGGGGCTCGCGGATGTCAGTGCAGGATTGTCTGCAACTTTCTCTGATATTGAAGCGCTGGCCTCTCTGTGTCGCTTTGGCGATTGCGCCCACGATGCGGAGCCGGGATGTGCGGTGCAGGCGGCGATCGAGTCTGAAGAGCTGGACGAGCGCCGCCTGCGCAACTGGCGCAAGCTGGAGCGGGAGGTGGCGCGTAACAGTAAAACGTTGGCAGAATCTCGTGCAGACGAGCGGGCCTTTACGAAACTGGTGCACCATGCGTTGAAGCATTCGCGTTCGCGCAAAAACAAAACTTGA
- a CDS encoding response regulator transcription factor, whose amino-acid sequence MTPNPSSCRILIAEDDAELNQQITTMMDDAGYQTGSCLDGEAVLEAVARQPYQLILLDLMLPKLDGISVLRLLRKSSRIPVIVVTAKGAEEERITGLRHGADDYISKPFNQVELLLRVEALLRRAQPMVVEKPEALEIDQLTLKLSDLQARVGAEDLELTAIQFNLLWELAANRGDVLSKAYLSREVLNRPLGAYDRSLDMHLSRVRRKLSRAGWRGERLQTVRGKGYCLK is encoded by the coding sequence ATGACTCCCAACCCCTCTTCCTGCCGCATCCTGATCGCCGAAGACGATGCCGAGCTGAATCAGCAGATCACCACCATGATGGACGATGCGGGCTACCAGACCGGCAGTTGTCTGGATGGTGAAGCGGTGCTGGAAGCGGTTGCCAGGCAGCCCTATCAGCTGATCCTGCTGGATCTGATGCTGCCCAAACTGGATGGTATCTCCGTACTTCGCCTGTTGCGTAAATCCAGCCGGATTCCGGTGATCGTCGTCACCGCCAAAGGGGCGGAAGAAGAGCGGATTACCGGTCTGCGTCACGGAGCGGATGACTATATTTCCAAACCGTTTAACCAGGTGGAACTGCTGTTGCGGGTCGAGGCGCTGTTGCGTCGCGCCCAGCCGATGGTGGTGGAGAAACCGGAAGCCCTGGAAATCGACCAGTTGACCCTGAAACTCTCTGACCTGCAGGCCAGGGTGGGAGCCGAGGACCTGGAACTCACCGCGATCCAGTTCAATTTGCTGTGGGAGTTGGCGGCAAATCGTGGAGACGTGCTCAGCAAGGCCTACCTTTCCCGCGAGGTGCTGAACCGTCCCCTCGGGGCCTATGACCGCAGCCTGGATATGCACCTGAGTCGGGTGCGGCGAAAACTCTCCCGGGCCGGCTGGCGCGGAGAGCGGTTACAGACGGTACGGGGAAAGGGGTACTGCCTGAAATGA
- a CDS encoding sensor histidine kinase codes for MNRRLLWKLILLITAGIVAMFYLINYVTVRAEEEMSMLSQAHRDELRDWGKQAEALYFAGDRSSLERWLTELQAREDTFAAVVGYEIRHVAGSRGLEERYSGNKLGRDVEWKIHLYFENNPVMEIPFEQSDTSFLVLLPDRMRPGSYWQTTRLLLQIFLPALILAILSVLLYRHIMQPLISLQRATREFSRGDFCVRVRPQLGARKDEFSELATAFDQMAARIGEQLVNQRQLIADFSHELRTPLTRLEIAIGSLGKTYPDDPNVQRLRREANHFRKLTEDTLALAWLDNEQPRLQQETLDLVDLIDVIVEDARFEFPDRVIQTQLPDSAELKNSSHQAVGQALENILRNALRYTPAGETVDVALLACRTKAGVPEFQVTVKDRGSGVPDALLETIFRPFYQTDPSRSAGGVGNGKSGGVGLGLALARRQLTAVGGQVVARNRAKGGLCMTISLPAAC; via the coding sequence ATGAATCGCCGCCTGTTGTGGAAACTGATCCTGCTGATCACCGCCGGCATCGTCGCCATGTTCTATCTGATCAATTACGTCACCGTACGTGCGGAAGAAGAGATGAGCATGCTGAGCCAGGCCCACCGCGACGAGCTGCGCGACTGGGGAAAGCAGGCGGAGGCGCTGTATTTTGCCGGCGACAGGTCATCCCTGGAGCGCTGGCTCACGGAGCTGCAGGCGCGGGAGGACACTTTCGCCGCGGTGGTGGGTTATGAAATTCGGCATGTGGCCGGCAGTCGCGGGCTGGAAGAGCGCTACAGCGGAAATAAGCTGGGGCGGGATGTGGAGTGGAAAATCCATCTGTACTTTGAAAATAATCCGGTAATGGAAATCCCGTTTGAGCAGTCGGATACCAGCTTCCTGGTGCTGCTCCCAGACCGCATGCGCCCCGGCAGTTACTGGCAGACAACGCGTCTGCTGCTGCAGATTTTCCTGCCGGCGCTGATTCTGGCCATTTTATCCGTGCTGTTGTACCGCCATATTATGCAGCCGCTGATCAGCCTGCAGCGCGCCACCCGGGAGTTCAGCCGAGGAGATTTTTGCGTGCGCGTGCGGCCGCAACTGGGGGCGCGCAAGGACGAGTTCAGCGAACTCGCGACTGCTTTCGATCAGATGGCGGCACGTATCGGTGAGCAGCTGGTCAACCAACGCCAGTTGATTGCCGACTTTTCCCATGAATTGAGAACGCCGCTGACGCGGTTGGAGATTGCCATCGGCAGTCTCGGTAAAACCTATCCCGATGACCCGAACGTGCAGCGATTGCGACGGGAAGCCAACCACTTCCGCAAACTGACGGAAGATACCCTGGCGCTGGCCTGGCTGGACAATGAACAGCCGAGGCTGCAACAGGAGACCCTGGACCTGGTGGATCTGATCGACGTGATTGTCGAAGACGCCCGCTTTGAGTTCCCCGACCGGGTGATACAGACCCAACTGCCGGATTCCGCTGAGTTGAAAAACAGCAGCCATCAGGCCGTGGGGCAGGCGCTGGAGAATATCCTGCGCAATGCGCTGCGCTACACCCCGGCGGGCGAGACGGTGGACGTTGCGCTGCTCGCGTGTCGGACAAAAGCCGGAGTGCCCGAATTCCAGGTGACCGTCAAAGATCGCGGCTCCGGTGTGCCGGATGCACTATTGGAAACCATTTTCCGCCCCTTCTACCAGACCGATCCCTCGCGCAGTGCAGGCGGTGTGGGCAACGGTAAGTCGGGCGGCGTCGGTCTCGGCCTGGCACTGGCCCGCCGTCAACTCACCGCTGTGGGTGGCCAGGTGGTTGCCCGCAACCGGGCAAAAGGTGGGCTGTGTATGACCATTTCCCTGCCAGCAGCCTGCTAA
- a CDS encoding TonB-dependent receptor domain-containing protein, whose product MSNKSLLNHCALLPLLATGAFTAAPAFAEEKPDRESLETVVVVGVATDTEITPEQLEKQQANDLSDVFRHIPSVSVGGSLGMAQKIYIRGMEDTLLNVTVDGAPQTGTLFHHIGRVSIEPELLERVEVQSGAGEATSGPGAIGGAIRFKTKDANDLLASGEQLGARVKGGYFSNDGTKGSASVYGKLGEHWGVVGSFVQVDRNNMQDGDGSEVLATASDQSLAFIKVSGDVADNQKLTFSYEKREESGELGRRPNWFVLEGDPLFPMDAERETLVANYSANLSEAVNLEFTAYDTNSDMVQDGPWGLYGGNTQSIGFDIRNTSYFGQHKLTYGIERRNEKVVAGGREVDSSSSLFESGRVQGVYVQDHWQVTAPLLVSFGVRYDTYDLEQSKFDGEFSSDDVSPNIGFNYALNDAWTLTAGHAQAVRGKEIGDAFTIDVATIAPQLQAESVANNELALEYSADSLAVKAAVYQSTIDDVIYDEDGFENIGELASDGFELSAAYGIDSWYFSAAYSHNDSTLNGDEIEGYEYNGLGNTRGDTLTLAADYALSEQLELGWNFTHVQDLNNIEVLQRSVELGWIDSVQTVDKPGYQVHDIYLRWQPLQDDSLAVNFAVQNLFDEHYRDHSSVADYSDIPGWEIVSGIYEAGRDVRLSVDYRF is encoded by the coding sequence ATGTCGAATAAATCCCTACTCAACCACTGTGCGCTGCTGCCACTGCTTGCCACCGGCGCATTCACCGCAGCCCCGGCCTTCGCCGAGGAGAAGCCCGATCGGGAATCCCTGGAAACGGTCGTGGTTGTAGGTGTTGCCACCGATACTGAAATCACTCCGGAGCAACTGGAAAAGCAGCAGGCCAATGACCTGAGCGACGTGTTCCGCCATATCCCGTCTGTATCCGTGGGTGGCTCCCTGGGTATGGCGCAGAAGATCTATATCCGCGGTATGGAAGACACCCTGCTCAACGTCACCGTGGACGGTGCACCGCAGACCGGCACCCTGTTCCACCATATCGGCCGCGTTTCCATCGAGCCCGAATTGCTGGAGCGGGTGGAAGTGCAGTCCGGTGCCGGTGAAGCCACCAGCGGCCCCGGTGCTATCGGCGGTGCCATCCGCTTCAAAACCAAGGATGCCAATGACCTGCTCGCCAGTGGTGAACAGCTGGGAGCGCGGGTCAAGGGCGGTTATTTCAGTAACGATGGTACAAAGGGCAGCGCTTCCGTTTACGGCAAACTGGGTGAGCACTGGGGCGTGGTTGGTTCTTTTGTCCAGGTCGATCGCAACAATATGCAGGATGGCGACGGCAGCGAAGTTCTGGCCACGGCTTCCGACCAGAGCCTGGCATTTATCAAAGTCAGTGGCGATGTCGCCGACAACCAGAAACTGACCTTCAGTTATGAGAAACGGGAAGAGTCCGGTGAGTTGGGGCGCAGGCCCAACTGGTTTGTGCTGGAAGGTGACCCCCTCTTCCCGATGGATGCAGAGCGCGAGACCCTGGTAGCCAACTACAGCGCCAACCTGAGCGAAGCGGTTAATCTGGAATTTACTGCCTACGATACCAACTCGGACATGGTGCAGGATGGCCCCTGGGGGCTTTATGGCGGCAATACCCAGTCCATCGGTTTTGATATCCGCAACACCAGCTACTTCGGCCAGCACAAGCTCACCTACGGTATTGAGCGCCGCAATGAAAAAGTGGTTGCCGGTGGGCGCGAAGTGGATTCCTCATCGAGTCTTTTCGAGAGTGGGCGGGTGCAGGGCGTATATGTTCAGGATCACTGGCAGGTAACCGCGCCACTGCTGGTCAGTTTCGGCGTGCGTTACGACACCTACGATCTGGAGCAAAGCAAGTTCGATGGTGAATTCAGCAGTGACGACGTCAGCCCGAATATCGGCTTCAACTATGCGTTGAACGACGCCTGGACCCTGACTGCGGGCCACGCACAGGCCGTGCGCGGCAAGGAAATCGGCGATGCCTTCACCATTGACGTCGCCACCATCGCCCCGCAACTGCAGGCCGAGTCCGTGGCCAACAATGAACTGGCCCTGGAATACAGTGCCGATAGCCTGGCCGTAAAAGCCGCGGTCTACCAGAGCACCATCGACGACGTGATCTACGATGAAGATGGGTTTGAGAATATCGGCGAGCTGGCGTCCGACGGTTTTGAACTGAGCGCGGCGTACGGTATCGACAGCTGGTATTTCTCCGCCGCCTACAGTCACAATGATTCCACCCTGAACGGCGATGAGATCGAAGGCTACGAATACAACGGGCTGGGTAACACCCGTGGCGATACCCTCACCCTGGCTGCGGACTACGCCCTGTCTGAGCAACTGGAGTTGGGCTGGAACTTCACCCACGTGCAGGATTTGAATAACATTGAAGTGCTGCAGCGCTCCGTCGAGCTTGGTTGGATCGACAGTGTGCAGACCGTGGACAAGCCCGGTTATCAGGTACACGATATTTACCTGCGCTGGCAGCCGTTGCAGGACGACAGCCTGGCGGTCAACTTCGCGGTACAGAACCTGTTTGACGAGCACTATCGCGACCATTCCAGTGTTGCCGACTACTCCGATATTCCCGGTTGGGAAATTGTGTCGGGCATCTATGAAGCCGGACGCGATGTCCGCCTTTCCGTAGATTATCGATTCTGA
- a CDS encoding DUF885 domain-containing protein, giving the protein MSFSTSIKKILNPKVTCIAAAVMALSLNTQAMDHKAFKQAMKELPKGDASEQLIALQDLRYRWLMESYPESATYRGYPGMEENWTDQSSKGIERRKGQVRDLLAASRHLNKNKLNDDQQLDYQLLYQDLLEDVKGYQFPDHLLPVNHMSGIQRSVPGVLNAMPKNNASDYDHILERLEKLPELIEQTQGLMERGLEQKLTPPQITLRDLPGQIRALIPAEPKQSPLLKAFYDMPGSISASQQKRLQSRAQSIYEKSLKPAWQAFAEFVEREYVPNATTETAFTKNTDGIRWYAHKVGEQTTTDLSPEEIHRIGLQEVRRIRNEMDAIIRKTGFDGDFKAFTEFLRTDPQFYFDSKEELLKNYRDIAKRIDGELPKLFATLPRLPYGVKPIPSYAEKSQTTAYYQPGSNEAGRAGVFYANTYNLKSRPTWEMEALTVHEAMPGHHLQIALAQEQKDIHPLRRNTMYTAFVEGWGLYSESLGYDLGLYKDPYNEFGALTYDMWRAVRLVVDTGMHQLGWSRDEAIAYFKNNSAKPEHDIVVEIDRYLVWPGQALAYKVGQMQIQEIRARAEEALGNNFNIRQFHDALLGAGALPLNVLEQRMNGWIDAQGGKISGAPPVAEAAGQAALN; this is encoded by the coding sequence ATGTCCTTTTCCACTTCGATAAAAAAAATCCTGAATCCTAAAGTGACCTGTATCGCCGCTGCGGTAATGGCCCTAAGCCTCAACACTCAGGCCATGGATCACAAAGCATTCAAGCAAGCCATGAAAGAACTGCCCAAAGGCGACGCCAGCGAACAGCTGATCGCCCTGCAGGATCTGCGTTACCGCTGGCTGATGGAAAGCTACCCCGAATCCGCCACCTATCGCGGATACCCGGGTATGGAAGAAAACTGGACCGATCAATCCAGCAAAGGCATCGAACGCCGCAAAGGCCAGGTGCGCGACCTGCTCGCCGCCAGCCGCCACCTCAACAAAAACAAACTGAATGACGACCAGCAGCTCGACTACCAACTCCTGTACCAGGACCTGCTGGAGGACGTAAAAGGTTACCAGTTCCCCGATCACCTGCTGCCCGTCAACCATATGAGCGGCATCCAGCGCAGCGTGCCCGGCGTACTCAACGCCATGCCCAAAAACAACGCCTCAGACTATGACCATATTCTCGAGCGCCTGGAAAAACTGCCCGAACTGATCGAGCAGACCCAGGGCCTGATGGAGCGCGGGCTGGAACAGAAACTGACACCACCACAGATTACCCTGCGCGATCTGCCCGGCCAGATTCGCGCGCTAATCCCCGCTGAACCCAAACAGAGCCCGTTGTTGAAAGCCTTCTACGATATGCCGGGCAGTATTTCGGCCAGCCAACAAAAACGTCTCCAGAGCCGCGCGCAGAGCATCTATGAAAAGTCCCTGAAACCCGCCTGGCAGGCATTCGCAGAATTTGTGGAGCGGGAATACGTTCCCAACGCCACCACCGAAACCGCATTTACCAAAAATACTGACGGTATCCGCTGGTATGCCCACAAGGTCGGCGAACAGACCACCACCGACCTGAGCCCGGAAGAGATTCACCGTATTGGCCTGCAAGAGGTGCGTCGAATCCGCAATGAAATGGATGCGATCATCAGGAAGACCGGCTTTGATGGCGACTTCAAAGCGTTCACGGAATTCCTGCGTACCGACCCGCAATTCTATTTTGACAGTAAAGAAGAACTACTGAAAAACTATCGGGATATCGCCAAGCGCATCGATGGCGAACTGCCCAAACTGTTCGCCACCCTCCCCCGTCTACCGTACGGAGTAAAACCGATTCCGAGCTACGCGGAAAAGTCCCAGACGACCGCTTACTACCAGCCGGGCTCTAATGAGGCGGGCCGTGCCGGGGTGTTTTATGCCAACACCTACAACCTGAAGAGCCGCCCGACATGGGAAATGGAAGCGCTGACCGTGCACGAGGCGATGCCGGGTCATCACCTGCAGATTGCACTGGCGCAGGAGCAGAAGGATATTCACCCGCTGCGTCGCAATACCATGTATACCGCGTTTGTGGAGGGCTGGGGCTTGTACTCCGAAAGCCTGGGTTACGATCTCGGACTGTATAAAGATCCCTACAACGAGTTTGGTGCACTGACCTATGATATGTGGCGTGCAGTGCGCCTGGTGGTGGACACCGGGATGCATCAGTTGGGCTGGAGCCGCGACGAGGCGATTGCGTACTTCAAGAACAACAGCGCCAAGCCGGAGCACGATATTGTGGTGGAGATCGACCGCTACCTGGTCTGGCCCGGTCAGGCACTGGCGTACAAGGTGGGGCAGATGCAAATTCAGGAAATCCGGGCGCGGGCAGAAGAGGCACTGGGAAACAACTTCAATATTCGCCAGTTCCACGACGCACTGCTGGGTGCCGGCGCTCTGCCGCTGAATGTCCTCGAGCAGCGCATGAACGGCTGGATTGACGCCCAGGGCGGGAAGATCAGTGGTGCTCCTCCTGTAGCGGAGGCGGCCGGGCAGGCAGCCTTGAACTAG